CTAGCCCCCCTTTTCACAGCGGTTTATATTGTGTTTAATGTGCTTATTTTTTCTCCTTAGTCAACACTGGCTTGCTTTGTATCGGCCTACTCTCATTAAGAATAACCGTTGGCACAGCTATCTTAACTTCGTAGGCGGTATCAAACTCTGTTTTGAGGATGTCGGGTATACTTGGCGGCAGATATTTGTCGCGGTATTTCTGGAAAAGTTCTAATATCCGCGCGGACGAATTAGTTTGCTTATTATAAATATCGGGATAAACTTTAAGATACAGTCCGTCTGGCTTCTCAACCAACAGCATAGTTTCATATTTTATATAAACCGGAGTGCCGATATCAACTAATTCGAAGAGTTTGCGGGCATCGGCGTCCTGCATTCTAATACAACCGCCTGATACAGGATAACATATGTCCCAGCCTTTGTTTGTGCCATGAATTCCGTAATTCTTTTTAAATTCCATCCAGCGCGTACCAAGAGGATTGTCAGGTCCGGGAGGTACGGGGGTGTGGTCGGTGAATTTGTCACCTGGTATCCAAGTTGGATCTTTTTCTTTATGGAAGATGTGAAAAGTACCGATAGGCGTCTGTTCATAGGGGGTCCCAACGGCGATATTAAATTGTTCAATAATTTTACCGCTATCCCCATCAATAAGCTCTAAACTGTAAGCCGGGATGTTTATATGTATTTCCTGCTGGGCTAAACATGTTCCCATGCAGGCATAAACAAATAGGACAAGGAACAACAAAATACGCATACTTATGTGCACCTCTCTAAAAACATAGTTTTCGGCGATTATTTTGAAATTTTTAGAAATAGGATAAGGTGTTTCTATTGAGTGTTTATTTTGGATGCACGTGCAAAAAAAGAATATTTGTTAATTATTCTGTCGTTCTCTGTCATTGGTATGTCTGAAAAATAATGGCATAAAAAAGCCGGAATCTGTTAGATCTAACAAATTCCGCGCAAATAGGAATATAAAACGTTTTTTACAAATTATTTCCCGGAAAATACTTTAAAGATTAAAAGGTTTAAAAGTAAGGAAAAGTTTAATTATAGACAAATTATATTAAAAAATGATAAAATTTTAACAAATCATATTATTATGTTAATAAATTGCAATTATGGGATTGGGGGACCTGATTTTGGAAAAATCAACAGTAATTGGGGTTACACTGGGGATTTTGGCAGTTACCGTAGGAATGGTGCTAAAAGGAGCTAGTTTGTCAGTACTTTTAAACCCAGCTGCATTCATGATTATTATAGTTGGTACAGCTGCTTGTCTGTTTAATGGGTTTCCAATGGAAAACCTTAAAAGGTTTCCGAGTCTAATAAAGCAATTATTTAGGCAAAAACAAATGATGACCAAGGCTGAACTGGTTCCGCTATTCGTTGGCTTGTCCCAGACGGCAAGGCGTGAAGGCATACTAGCGCTGGAAAGTCGGGTTGATGAAATTAGCGACCCATTCTTACGGAATGGGCTGACAATGGTAATAGATGGTCTTGACCCGGATTTTGTCGGCGATGTGCTTGATGCAGAAATTCATAATATGGAAGAACGCCACCGTAACGGCGCGCTAATCTTTTCACAGGCAGGTACATATGCTCCTACGCTTGGTGTTTTAGGCGCCGTAGTAGGTTTGATTGGCGCTTTGGGCAATCTTAACGATATTGAGAAACTTGGCCATTCCATTGCTGCGGCCTTTGTTGCTACCTTGCTTGGTATTTTTACCGGTTATGTTATATGGCATCCTTTTGCCAACAAGCTTAAAATTATCTCAAAAAAAGAAGCCGAGTTAATGAGGATGATGATTGAAGGGGTTCTTTCCCTGCAGGCTGGTGATTCTCCAACTGCTATCGAAGCAAAATTGATAGCATTTATCCCGCAACATGAACGGACTGACCTTAAACCCAAAACGGAGGAGTCATAATGGCAAGGAGAAAGCGTCCTACGGAGCACCAAGAAGAGCATATGGACGAGACTTGGCTTGTACCATATTCTGATATATTGACTCTTTTGTTAGCACTATTTATTGTGCTTTTTGCCTCGGCGCAGGTTGACCAAAAAAAATTTGAACAAATGGCCCAAGCGTTTAGCTCCGCCTTTAATAACGGAAGCCCATATATACTTGAGGGCAACAGAAATCCTGTCAGTGGTCAGCCGGCACCGATGCCTATGACTAGCGGCGAAGGTAAAGACCAGGCTTACCTTCAAGAAACTTCCCAATTGATACAAGTTAAGCAGACTCTTGATAAGTATATTCAGGAAAACAATCTTGCAGGTGATCTTCAGACAGTTTTGACTGAAGAGGGCTTAATGATTCGGATAAAAGATACCGCATTATTTCCCTCGGGCAGTGCGGAACTATTGCCTGAATCTAAACGATTTGGGGCAGTCATTGCTAAAATGCTTACCCCACTTCAGCAGAAGATTATAATTTCCGGGCATACCGATAACGTGCCTATAAGTACATGGGAGTTCCCTTCAAACTGGGAGTTAAGTTCTAAACGGGCGCTAAACTTCATGAAGTATCTGCTGGCCCAAGAAGATCTCCAGCCTCAGCGTTTCAGTGCTATTGGTCATGGCGAATACCGGCCGGTGATGAGTAATGACACAAGCGAGGGTCGGGCTAAGAATCGTCGGGTTGAAGTACTTATTCAGCGGACATACAAGAGTTACCATCCAAACATCATTGCGCAATGAAAATGTAACCTTGCCTAACGGCAAGGTTTTTTGTATGTGGTAATCTAGAATATTGATTTTCTGATCGAGCCGACTGGCGTACAAATACCAATACTGTTAGAATAGTATTAGGATATTATGGTATGAGGTGCATACAGTGATTGTTGGGGTAGGAATAGATATAATTGAAATCGGCCGTATTCATAAGGCTATTAAGCGGCCGGCTTTTGTTAAAAGAGTCTTCACCGTGACGGAACAAAAATATTGTGACAGCCGGGGAGTTCACACTGCAGCCTCCTACGCCGCGCGGTTCGCTGGCAAAGAGGCAGTATTGAAAGCCTTCGGAACAGGCCTTTCAGGCGGCAGCCTGCAGGATATTGAAATCATCAATGATACGCTTGGCTGCCCTAATGTAATCCTGAGCGGTTATTATGCTGACTTGGCTAGGAAAATGGGTGTAAAAAAAGTACATATATCGCTGACACATTCGCGGGAGTACGCGGCTGCTCAGGCGGTATTATGGGGAGGCGAAGAAAGTGAAAACAGCAACTGCCGCAGAAATGCGGAAAATTGACCAAATAGCAATCGAAACATTCGGTATTCCCGGGGCAGTCTTAATGGAGAATGCCGGAGCAGAAACAGCGCGGCAAATAGCGGCGGCTTTGGGCGCGGTAGATAATAAAATGATCTGTATTTTTGCCGGAAAAGGGAATAATGGCGGTGATGGCTTTGTTGCGGCCCGACATTTGTATAATCAAGGTGCTAAAATAAAAGTTTGTTTATTGGGGACTAAAGAAGTCGTAACCGGTGATGCCAGGCTGAATTTGGATATTATAATCAGAATGGGTATCAATGTTATAGAACTCTCCGACAACCGTGATTGGGAAAAGGCAAAAATTGCTGCAACTTTCGCGGATTGTTTGGTTGATGCGCTGCTTGGAACAGGTTTCACCGGTGAGGTGACCGGTGAAATGGCGCGGGTAGTTGACATAATTAACAAATCTGGTAAGTTGATAATCGCTATAGATATCCCTACTGGAGTAGATGCCGATACCGGTCAAATCCGGGGTACGGCAGTCAAGGCAGATTATACCGTTGCTTTAGGGCTTGCTAAACCAGGATTGTTAATATATCCTGGGGCTCAGTATGTAGGTAAACTTAGTGTTGCAGATATTGGTATTCCGTTTAAGCTTTTGGTAGATGATAGTATCAAGCAGAATATTGTGACTACCGGTAGCATTAAAGCAATTGTTGGCAGCAGAGAGCCTGACGCACATAAGGGAACAACGGGTAAAGCTATCGTTATTGCAGGCTCACAAGGTATGACCGGAGCTGCTGCCCTGACAGCTACGGCTGTGGTGAGGGCAGGGGCCGGATTAGTGACATTAGGAATTGCCGAAAGTCTTCATGATATTATGGAGGTTAAGCTTACTGAGGTAATGACCAGACCGCTTCCGGAGTCGGTTGGTGGAATAATTGGGCGTAAAGCTTTGCCACATATCGAGGAGATGGCCGCAAAAAGCAATGTGTTAGCTATTGGGCCGGGTTTAGGACGCAATGATGAAACAATGGCTGTTGTCCGCGAAATAATAAAAAGTGCTGAATGTCCTCTGGTTATTGATGCTGATGCGTTGAATGCTTTGGTTGGCTACACCGATCTTCTTAATCATACTAAGGCCCTGCCGGTAGTAACGCCGCATCCAGGAGAGATGGCAAGACTTATGGGCCTGACGGTAAAAGATGTCAGCAAGGATCGGGTGGGTATTGCCCGTCAGGCAGCAGGATTATGGGGGGCGATTGTCGTATTAAAAGGAGCGAGGACAATTGTTGCTTATCCTGATGGCGAGGTGTATATAAATACTACCGGCAATCCAGGCATGGCAACAGGTGGGACAGGAGATGTTCTCACCGGAGTGATAGCAGGACTTATAGCCCAAGGCTTAACTACGCATGCGGCAGCTGTTGCCGGGGTGCATATTCACGGATTAGCAGGCGATATTGCGGCGGCGGGCGGTACAATAGGACTTATTGCCAGTGATGTTGTTGCAGCGATGCCGGCTGCTATAAGCGGAATACAAGGTGTTTAGTATATAAAAAAATTGACATTGGTATATAAAAGTAGCTATAATATAACATGTATAGAAGCATGTTGCTGTTGGCGGGGGTGAAGGCGTGGCAGAATTAAAGCGTATTATGATTAGTATCCCTAATAGCTTGTTGCAAGAAGTAGATGGTATTATTGCCATGGAAAAACTTAGCCGCAGCCAATTTGTACGGGATGCAATGCGTTTGTACATCGAAGACCGCAAACGTAAAGCAGTACGCGACATGATGCGAAAAGGATATCAAGAAATGGCCGTTATTAATTTAGCGTTAGCTGAAGAAGGTTTATTGTTGGACTCAGATTTGTTTGAAATGCCCACCTTGTTGGCGGAGCGTGAATGATACATGATCGTTAAGCGTGGGGATATTTATTATGCTAATTTAAGTCCGGTAGTAGGATCGGAACAGGGTGGTCATCGTCCGGTTTTAATACTTCAAAATGATGTTGGAAATAAATATAGTCCAACGGTAATTGTGGGGGCTATCACTTCGCAAATTTCCAAGGCAAAATTGCCCACCCATGTCGAACTCAACGCTAAAGAGCATAATTTGGAGAAAGACTCAGTTGTCCTCTTAGAACAGCTTCGGACTATAGATAAACGTCGTCTGAAAGAAAAAGTTACCCACTTGGGAGACGAAATAATGACCAAGGTTGATGATGCAGTTAAAGTTAGCTTGGGTCTTATTCAAATTTAATTTTAGCATTATAAATAGGCGGGTCACTGCCTATTTTTAGTTTGAAAATTTATTCAAGACTGCAAAAGAAAAAAGCTGTGGCAATGAGAGGACTCAGCATAAGCCGAGTCTTTTCTTGTCTAATTAAGAATATAAATATATACATATACAGTAATTTGGGGGTGGATTATGAAAATCTGGCGAAAGTGGCACTATTCAGTGCTGGCATTAGTATTGTTGCTATCTTTTCTTACTATAGGCTGTTCAGCGCCTTCAGCCAATCAAGAAAGAGCTACTCAGGATGTCAGTCAGCCGCCGCTGAAGATTCAAGTAATTGATGTCGGTCAAGGTGATGCTATCTTAATTCGTACTAAACAGGAAGTTATACTGGTAGACAGTGGTGACACGTCGACCAGGGGCAAACTGGTAAAATACATACAAAGTCAAGGTATAAAAACAATTGACAAAGTTATAATAACGCATCCTCATGCAGACCATCTCGGCGGCATGCCGGGCGTTCTGAATAACTTTACCGTTAAGCAAATCTATGACAGCGGACTTACTACGACAACTTCGCTCTACCGTCAATATTTGACGACTGTCGAGAAGAAAGATATACCATTTACTGTTGTTGTTCCTGGTAATCAAATAGATATTGGTGATGGTATTAAACTTAAGGTTTTGGCTCCGGAGAAACCTTTCATAACTAATTCAGAATTAAATAATAACTCTATTGTAGTGAAATTAGTTTATGGTAGCTTCTCAATGCTGCTGACTGGGGACGCTGAGCGTGAAAGTGAAAAGCGTCTTCTTAAAGCCTATGGTGATGAACTCAAAAGTACTATCCTCAAAGCTCCGCATCATGGCAGCAGTACATCTTCGATAAGCTCGT
This portion of the Veillonellaceae bacterium genome encodes:
- a CDS encoding ribbon-helix-helix protein, CopG family — protein: MAELKRIMISIPNSLLQEVDGIIAMEKLSRSQFVRDAMRLYIEDRKRKAVRDMMRKGYQEMAVINLALAEEGLLLDSDLFEMPTLLAERE
- the acpS gene encoding holo-ACP synthase → MIVGVGIDIIEIGRIHKAIKRPAFVKRVFTVTEQKYCDSRGVHTAASYAARFAGKEAVLKAFGTGLSGGSLQDIEIINDTLGCPNVILSGYYADLARKMGVKKVHISLTHSREYAAAQAVLWGGEESENSNCRRNAEN
- a CDS encoding OmpA family protein, whose translation is MARRKRPTEHQEEHMDETWLVPYSDILTLLLALFIVLFASAQVDQKKFEQMAQAFSSAFNNGSPYILEGNRNPVSGQPAPMPMTSGEGKDQAYLQETSQLIQVKQTLDKYIQENNLAGDLQTVLTEEGLMIRIKDTALFPSGSAELLPESKRFGAVIAKMLTPLQQKIIISGHTDNVPISTWEFPSNWELSSKRALNFMKYLLAQEDLQPQRFSAIGHGEYRPVMSNDTSEGRAKNRRVEVLIQRTYKSYHPNIIAQ
- a CDS encoding L,D-transpeptidase, coding for MRILLFLVLFVYACMGTCLAQQEIHINIPAYSLELIDGDSGKIIEQFNIAVGTPYEQTPIGTFHIFHKEKDPTWIPGDKFTDHTPVPPGPDNPLGTRWMEFKKNYGIHGTNKGWDICYPVSGGCIRMQDADARKLFELVDIGTPVYIKYETMLLVEKPDGLYLKVYPDIYNKQTNSSARILELFQKYRDKYLPPSIPDILKTEFDTAYEVKIAVPTVILNESRPIQSKPVLTKEKK
- a CDS encoding NAD(P)H-hydrate dehydratase; the encoded protein is MKTATAAEMRKIDQIAIETFGIPGAVLMENAGAETARQIAAALGAVDNKMICIFAGKGNNGGDGFVAARHLYNQGAKIKVCLLGTKEVVTGDARLNLDIIIRMGINVIELSDNRDWEKAKIAATFADCLVDALLGTGFTGEVTGEMARVVDIINKSGKLIIAIDIPTGVDADTGQIRGTAVKADYTVALGLAKPGLLIYPGAQYVGKLSVADIGIPFKLLVDDSIKQNIVTTGSIKAIVGSREPDAHKGTTGKAIVIAGSQGMTGAAALTATAVVRAGAGLVTLGIAESLHDIMEVKLTEVMTRPLPESVGGIIGRKALPHIEEMAAKSNVLAIGPGLGRNDETMAVVREIIKSAECPLVIDADALNALVGYTDLLNHTKALPVVTPHPGEMARLMGLTVKDVSKDRVGIARQAAGLWGAIVVLKGARTIVAYPDGEVYINTTGNPGMATGGTGDVLTGVIAGLIAQGLTTHAAAVAGVHIHGLAGDIAAAGGTIGLIASDVVAAMPAAISGIQGV
- a CDS encoding type II toxin-antitoxin system PemK/MazF family toxin encodes the protein MIVKRGDIYYANLSPVVGSEQGGHRPVLILQNDVGNKYSPTVIVGAITSQISKAKLPTHVELNAKEHNLEKDSVVLLEQLRTIDKRRLKEKVTHLGDEIMTKVDDAVKVSLGLIQI
- a CDS encoding MBL fold metallo-hydrolase yields the protein MWRKWHYSVLALVLLLSFLTIGCSAPSANQERATQDVSQPPLKIQVIDVGQGDAILIRTKQEVILVDSGDTSTRGKLVKYIQSQGIKTIDKVIITHPHADHLGGMPGVLNNFTVKQIYDSGLTTTTSLYRQYLTTVEKKDIPFTVVVPGNQIDIGDGIKLKVLAPEKPFITNSELNNNSIVVKLVYGSFSMLLTGDAERESEKRLLKAYGDELKSTILKAPHHGSSTSSISSFLKRVAPEAIIISVGQNNDYHHPHPSVMKRYNDLKTKLYRTDTDGTVTITSDGQTYNIVKEK
- the motA gene encoding flagellar motor stator protein MotA; translated protein: MGLGDLILEKSTVIGVTLGILAVTVGMVLKGASLSVLLNPAAFMIIIVGTAACLFNGFPMENLKRFPSLIKQLFRQKQMMTKAELVPLFVGLSQTARREGILALESRVDEISDPFLRNGLTMVIDGLDPDFVGDVLDAEIHNMEERHRNGALIFSQAGTYAPTLGVLGAVVGLIGALGNLNDIEKLGHSIAAAFVATLLGIFTGYVIWHPFANKLKIISKKEAELMRMMIEGVLSLQAGDSPTAIEAKLIAFIPQHERTDLKPKTEES